A genome region from bacterium Unc6 includes the following:
- a CDS encoding glutamate dehydrogenase, which produces MTKKIDDFMVMITDKNPGEPEFHQAVREVVESVMPFIEKNPKYQTYKVLERMCEPERVIMFRVPWLDDSGEIRVNRGYRIEMNSAVGAYKGGLRFHPSVNLSILKFLAFEQVFKNSLTTLPMGGGKGGSDFDPKGKSDNEVMKFCQSFMNELFRHIGPDTDVPAGDIGVGGREIGYLFGQYKRLRNEFTGVLTGKRLNWGGSLIRTEATGYGCVYFAREMLKTRGESLEGKTCVVSGSGNVAQYTVEKLIELGAKVVTLSDSDGFIYDDKGIDKKKLACVMSLKNIRRGRIKDCAKEFNCKYYEKKKPWNTKCDVAFPSATQNEISGQDAENLVKNGCMCVAEGANMPSTPDAIEVYQKAGILYAPGKASNAGGVAVSGLEMSQNSMRISWPREEVDRRLQDIIITIHKQCVKYGKEGRNINYVKGANIAGFIRVADAMIDQGLV; this is translated from the coding sequence ATGACAAAAAAAATAGATGATTTTATGGTGATGATAACTGATAAGAATCCGGGAGAGCCGGAATTTCACCAGGCTGTCCGCGAGGTAGTTGAATCCGTTATGCCTTTTATTGAGAAGAATCCAAAGTACCAGACATATAAAGTATTGGAAAGAATGTGCGAGCCGGAAAGGGTGATAATGTTTCGTGTTCCCTGGCTTGATGATAGTGGTGAAATTCGGGTAAATAGAGGCTACCGTATAGAGATGAATAGCGCCGTTGGCGCCTATAAAGGCGGGCTTCGTTTTCATCCGAGCGTAAATTTAAGTATATTAAAATTCCTGGCATTTGAACAGGTTTTTAAGAATAGCCTTACTACTCTTCCTATGGGTGGTGGCAAGGGCGGTTCGGATTTTGACCCTAAAGGTAAAAGCGATAACGAGGTTATGAAATTCTGCCAGAGTTTTATGAATGAGCTTTTCCGTCATATCGGTCCGGATACTGATGTTCCCGCAGGCGATATCGGTGTAGGCGGCCGCGAAATAGGCTATCTTTTCGGCCAATACAAGAGGTTGCGTAATGAATTTACAGGTGTTTTAACCGGCAAAAGATTGAATTGGGGCGGAAGCTTAATCAGGACTGAGGCAACCGGTTATGGATGTGTATATTTTGCCCGGGAGATGCTTAAAACCCGCGGCGAATCCTTAGAAGGAAAAACCTGTGTGGTATCCGGATCAGGTAATGTGGCACAATATACCGTAGAAAAACTTATTGAGTTAGGCGCAAAAGTAGTTACCTTGTCTGACTCGGACGGGTTCATCTATGATGATAAAGGAATAGATAAGAAAAAGTTGGCGTGTGTTATGAGTCTGAAGAATATCAGGCGCGGCAGGATAAAAGATTGTGCCAAGGAATTTAATTGCAAATATTATGAGAAAAAAAAACCGTGGAATACAAAGTGCGATGTTGCATTTCCTTCTGCTACCCAAAACGAGATAAGCGGACAGGATGCCGAGAACCTGGTTAAAAACGGTTGTATGTGTGTGGCAGAGGGAGCGAATATGCCTTCTACACCGGATGCTATTGAGGTTTACCAGAAGGCGGGTATTTTATATGCTCCTGGAAAAGCATCTAACGCCGGCGGAGTGGCTGTCTCAGGACTTGAGATGTCACAGAACAGTATGCGGATCTCCTGGCCACGAGAGGAAGTAGATAGGAGGCTTCAGGATATAATAATTACTATACATAAGCAGTGCGTTAAATACGGCAAGGAAGGCAGGAATATAAATTATGTAAAAGGCGCAAATATTGCCGGGTTCATAAGAGTTGCCGATGCCATGATAGATCAGGGTTTGGTATAA
- a CDS encoding V-type ATP synthase subunit A, with the protein MEFGKIVKVSGPLVIAEGIPEAKMYNVVQVSQHRLMGEIIEIKGNRSSIQVYEETDGIGVGEPVYTTKMPLSVELGPGLLGNIFDGILRPLDILKTLSGNYIKRGIQVPALDRTKKWNVTVSVQSGDNIQGGDIIAEVEETSLICHKILLSPYLSGKVEKVFSGNLSVADTLLKIKTKDNNIIDIPLFHLWAVRNPRPVKGKLTPTQPLVTGQRVIDTLFPVAKGGTACIPGPFGSGKTVCQHQIAKWADAEVIIYCACGERGNEVTDLLIEFPKLKDPKTGKPLMERTIIIANTSNMPVAAREASVYTAVTLAEYYRDMGYSVALMADSTSRWAEAMREISGRLEEMPGEEGYPAYLSYRIAEFYERSGKVQCLGSSEREGTLTVIGAVSPPGGDLSDPVVQSTLRVTKVFWGLEDKLAYRRHFPAINWLNSYSLYTESVLKFMKENVSTDWAIIRTEAMRLLQEESELEEIARLVGMDTLSPQDRLILESARSIREDFLHQSAFDGVDAYTTLKKQYLILKIIIRFYEFSKSALTEGRSLDKIMGLPVRQDIVRAKYIPEKDISSLVELEKKLGEQFV; encoded by the coding sequence ATGGAATTTGGCAAGATAGTAAAGGTATCTGGTCCGCTTGTTATTGCTGAGGGCATACCTGAGGCAAAGATGTATAATGTTGTTCAGGTAAGCCAACACCGTCTTATGGGTGAAATTATTGAAATAAAAGGGAACAGGTCATCAATTCAGGTATATGAAGAAACAGACGGCATCGGGGTCGGAGAACCCGTCTATACCACAAAAATGCCTCTCAGCGTTGAACTTGGTCCGGGACTTTTAGGCAACATCTTTGATGGCATACTAAGACCTCTTGATATCTTAAAAACGCTTTCAGGTAATTATATAAAAAGGGGTATCCAGGTACCTGCACTGGATAGAACCAAAAAATGGAATGTAACTGTTTCTGTCCAATCCGGTGATAATATTCAGGGTGGTGATATAATTGCAGAGGTTGAGGAAACAAGCCTTATCTGTCATAAAATTCTTTTATCCCCATATCTTTCTGGAAAGGTTGAAAAAGTTTTTTCAGGGAATCTTTCCGTAGCGGATACTTTGCTTAAAATTAAAACAAAAGACAACAACATTATTGACATTCCGTTATTTCACCTGTGGGCCGTCAGAAATCCAAGACCTGTAAAAGGTAAATTAACACCAACCCAACCGCTTGTTACAGGCCAGAGGGTTATTGATACATTATTCCCTGTTGCAAAAGGTGGAACTGCCTGTATCCCCGGTCCTTTTGGTTCAGGTAAAACAGTATGCCAGCATCAGATTGCAAAATGGGCAGATGCTGAGGTCATAATATATTGTGCCTGCGGTGAAAGAGGAAACGAGGTTACGGATCTTCTTATTGAATTTCCTAAATTAAAAGATCCAAAAACCGGTAAGCCGCTAATGGAAAGAACAATAATTATAGCAAACACATCAAATATGCCTGTTGCAGCAAGAGAGGCAAGTGTCTACACAGCAGTTACACTTGCTGAATATTACAGGGATATGGGATATTCTGTCGCACTTATGGCAGACTCAACATCCAGATGGGCAGAGGCAATGCGTGAAATATCAGGCAGGCTTGAAGAAATGCCGGGCGAAGAAGGGTATCCCGCATATCTTTCATACCGTATTGCGGAGTTTTATGAAAGGTCAGGGAAGGTTCAGTGTTTGGGTTCTTCGGAAAGAGAAGGAACGCTTACTGTTATAGGTGCAGTATCTCCTCCGGGAGGAGATCTTTCGGACCCCGTTGTTCAGTCTACATTAAGGGTAACAAAAGTTTTTTGGGGACTTGAAGATAAATTGGCATACAGAAGACATTTTCCAGCAATTAACTGGTTAAACTCCTACTCGCTTTATACGGAATCTGTTCTTAAATTTATGAAAGAAAATGTGTCAACAGACTGGGCAATAATAAGGACAGAAGCAATGCGTCTTTTACAAGAAGAATCAGAATTGGAGGAGATAGCAAGGCTTGTTGGTATGGATACACTCTCACCACAGGATAGACTCATACTTGAGTCTGCCCGTTCAATAAGAGAGGATTTTTTACATCAGAGTGCGTTTGATGGAGTTGATGCATATACAACACTTAAAAAGCAGTATCTTATCTTAAAGATAATAATCAGATTCTATGAGTTTTCAAAGTCTGCACTAACAGAAGGCAGAAGCCTTGATAAGATAATGGGTCTTCCTGTAAGACAGGACATTGTAAGAGCAAAATATATTCCGGAAAAAGACATCTCAAGTCTTGTTGAATTAGAAAAAAAATTAGGTGAACAGTTTGTCTGA
- a CDS encoding permease, producing the protein MEMLGFTLAILGMASVIALGGIGSSIGVGLAGQMAAGVITEEPQKFGKLIPFIGLPGTQGFYSLLIGFLVMMRLQFFTEPITTVSTGVGLQIFFICLPIGLVEMVSAIYQGKAAAAAIGIVAKKEEETGKAIIVPAFVEIYGVLGLVSAFILLGGVKV; encoded by the coding sequence ATGGAGATGTTAGGATTTACACTGGCAATATTAGGAATGGCATCTGTTATTGCATTGGGTGGGATAGGTTCAAGTATCGGTGTTGGGCTTGCCGGTCAGATGGCAGCAGGGGTAATAACAGAAGAACCTCAAAAGTTTGGCAAGCTTATACCTTTTATCGGTCTTCCGGGGACACAGGGTTTTTATTCACTTCTTATAGGATTTCTTGTGATGATGAGACTTCAGTTTTTTACAGAACCTATCACAACAGTTTCCACAGGGGTAGGATTGCAGATATTCTTTATATGTCTGCCCATAGGACTTGTTGAAATGGTATCTGCCATATACCAGGGTAAGGCTGCTGCTGCTGCAATTGGTATTGTTGCAAAAAAAGAAGAAGAAACCGGCAAGGCTATTATTGTCCCTGCATTTGTTGAAATATATGGTGTTCTTGGACTTGTTTCTGCATTTATTCTTCTTGGCGGGGTAAAGGTGTAA